DNA from Flavobacteriales bacterium:
GGCGGCACTGGGCCTGGCGGGCGTACGCAACGTCCCCAATCCGGTGCAGGGCCGCACGCACATCGAGTTCCAGCTGAATCGCTCCAGCGAGGTGCGCGTGCGCGTCTTCAACCTGCTCGGCGATGAGCTCTGGAGTTTCAGGTCCTTGGCTAAGGCTGGCCTGAACCGTGTACCCTTCGAAGCCGGCGCCATGCCCGAAGGCGTGTACCTCTACAAGGTGGAAACGGGGCGCGAGGCATTCACGGGACGAATGATGGTGAGCCGGTGAGCCGATCCCTTCAGTGAATATCCGGAAGGCCCCGCGAGGGGCCTTCCGCCTTCCATGGGCCATCGACGGTTCGAATTGATCACGCTTGGCACCGGTGCTGCACTGCCGGCGCGCGGCAGGCATCCGTCGGCTCAGCTGCTCATCGTGCATGAAGAGCCCTACCTCATCGATTGCGGCGAGGGCACCCAGGAGCGCCTGCGGTCCATCGGCGCCAATTTCATGCGCATCGGCCATGTCTTCATCAGCCACCTGCACGGCGATCATTACCTGGGCCTCATGGGGCTCATCAGCTCCATGCACCTGATGGGGCGAACCGCGCGATTGCACGTGCACGGCCCAGCGGAGCTCCGCGGCATCATCGATGTCCAGCTGCGGGCATCGCAGACCTACCTGCGCTACCCCTTGGAGTTCCATGCCATTGAACCCCTTTCGGGCGCCGTGGCCTGGCAAGATGCCCGCGTGAAGGTGTCGCTGCTGGCTTTGCGGCATCGGATTCCCTGCACGGGCTTCGTCTTCGAGGAGACGCCCGCGCTCCGCTCCCTGCGGCCGGAAGCCCTCCGGTCTGTTCCGACCTTCATGCGTGCGCGCGTGAAGGCCGGCGAGGACCTGCAGCTGCCGGATGGCACCGTGCTGCCGAATTCAGCGCTGACCCATGCCCCGCCGCCGCCGAGGCGCTATGCCTATTGCTCCGATACCGCCTTCGCCCCGGAGCTCTTGCCCTTCATCCACGGCGTTGACCTGCTCTACCACGAGGCCACGTTCACCAGCCAGATGGCCAGGCGCGCGCGGGAGACCATGCACTCCACGGCCGCAGAGGCTGCGCGCATGGCCCTCGATGCCGGAGCCGGGCGCCTGCTGCTCGGCCATTTCAGCTCGCGCTACAAGAGCGCCGCTGAGCTCCTGGCCGAGGCCCTGCCCATATTCCCCAACACCGAGCTGAGCGAGGAGGGGCGGGGCTATCCGGTGATCGAACGATCGGCCGTGTAGAACATGTGCGCGGTCGAGGGGCTTGTGCCCCTATTTTCGCGGTCTATCTGGAATCGGTCTAAATAATGGCGTCCATCAAGCTCCTCTTGGCCGATCATGGCGAGTTGGCCCTGCTGGCCCTGCGCGCGGTCTTCGAAGCCGTGCCCGGTGTGGAGGTCGCGGGCAGCGCGCGGGACGGTATCTCACTTCAGGCGCTGCTGGTCCGGCATCGCCCGGACGTGGTGCTGATCGACCATACCTCGGACGGCTTCGCGGCCCGGGATATCCGGGAGGGCCTCAAGCGCGCGCCCCGCGCACGGTTCGTGGCCATCTCGCACGCGCCCTCCTCCTTGGCGATCATGAATGCCGTGAGGGCCGGGGCCACCAGCTACGTGAAGAAGGACTGCGACCTCAAGGAGATCATCGACGCCGTCTCCACTGCGGCGAAGGGGCAGCGGTTCTTCTGCGGCAAGGTGCTGGAGACCCTGCGCCGCGCAGGCCATGATGCGGCCCGCTTCGCCGAGGAGCCGCTCTCGTGCGCTCCGGTCATCCTCAGCGACCGGGAATGCGAGATCATCGGGCTCATTGCAGAGGGCAACTCCTATACACGCATCGCCGAACGCCTTCACCTCAGTGCGCATACGATCACCACGCACCGCAGGAACATCATGCAGAAGCTGGGCGTGAACAGCACGGCTGCCATCGTGCTCTATGCGGTGCGCAACGGGTTGGCCAGCCCGAACCACTTCCTCTTCAACGCCGGTCGCTAGCCGGCAAGGCCGATCTTCGCTCCATGGCACGGCTGATCGCGGAGATCGGGGGCAGTTCCTCGCGCTGGGCTGTCCTCCTGGATGGCCGGGACCCGTTGGTGCTCCCAAGGCCGGGCGATGCCATGCCGGGATTCAATCCGCTGAGCGGTGATGCCGAGGCCTTCGCGCAAGGTATCGTCGCCCGGTTCCAGGCTGCGGCGCCCGGGGCGCTCTCAGCAGCGGTGGTGGAAGCCTATGGTGCCGGCTGCGGCAGCGCTGAGCGGGCGGCGGTCATGGAAAGCGCGCTCCGGCAGATCTGGCCATCCGCGGCGATCACCGTGCGCACCGACCTGGAGGGGGCCGCGCGGGGGCTCATGGGCGCAGCGCAAGGCCTGGTCGTCATCCTGGGCACCGGCGCCAATGTGGGCTGGTACGACGGTGCCGCGGTGCATCAGATGGTGCCCTCGCTGGGGTACATCCTCGGTGATGAGGGCAGCGGTGCAGACATTGGCCGCACGCTCCTCCAGGATGCCTTCTACAGGCGCATGCCGGAAGAGGTGCGGGTGGCGCTCTTCGGCCACGGCGGTCCCGACCTGGGGACGGTGCTCCATGAGGTGTACCGCTCCCCCTTCCCGTCAAAGGCCTTGGCGGCCCATGCCGGCCGGCTTTCGGGGATGACTGAGGTGCCCTACGTCCGAGAGCTCATCACGGCCCGCTTCCAAGCGTTCATCGAGGCCTTCAAGCCATTCCATCCGCTGGAGCAGCGCGAGCGCGTGCATGCCACCGGTTCCGTGGCGTGGGGGTTCCGCGACATCCTCGCCAACTGCCTGCTCGATCACGGCATGGAACTCGTGGCTGTGGAGCGCGACCCGCTCAATGGGCTGGTCCGCTGGCATCGGCAATCGCCGGGGCAGCACCGGCAAGGGCCTCGGTGAGCCTTTGGAAGGCCCGGCGGTTCACCGGGCTGCCCACGGTGCGCAGCACGCGCTCGCGCTCCACACGCGTCAGGTGCCAGCTCAGGGAGATGCGCTCTTCGGCACCGTGCCACAGCTGCACATCGATCACCTCCAGCGGTGCACCGCCCTCCGGATCGTGCAGGCGGAGCATGAGGTCATAGTCCTGGTCCTGCATCCTCACGAAGTTGTCGTACACGCTGCCGATGGGGTCGAGCACGCGCCCCAGCAGGGATGAGCTGCTTGGGTGGACCTCCAGTTCCTTCTGCGTGTCACGTAGCTGCAGCACCACCACGCCGCTGGTGTGCTCGGCGATCCAGTCGCGGAAGGCATGCAGGAACGCCAAAGTGGTCCGGTACCCGTAGTTATCGCGGGCACCGGCATCCATCACCCGCATGGCCGGTGCGCTGGGCAGTGTCGTCACGGGCGTGATGTACGGGAAGCTCGCGCTCATCCGGAGCATGCTCGTGAGGCGCAGGCTGTCCGGATCGTGGTCGGCGAACAGGCGGCGGAATTCGATGGATTCAGCCTGGCTGTTCACGACCAGGTCCGCATCGGGCCGGATTGAGGTGAGGTGTGCCGCCGGCAGTGCAGAGATCACCAGCCGCCGGCCATCATTGATGCTGACCGGCGCAGCCACGAGCAACGGCACCCGGGCCTCGCGCTCGGGCTGAGCCATCCGCCCGAGCCGGATGTCGAGCAGCCCCCGCGTGTTGGCGCTGAGCCGGCGCTCGAAGGCCGTGGCGCGGTCGAGCGTATAGCGGCGGTGCCCATCCTGAATCGTGCGGTAGCGGATGAACATATCGTTGGTTGCGAAGCTGAACGCCACCGGATTCAGCATGTCTGTGGACACTTCGCGCACCAAGGCCGGATCGAAGCGCTGATCGGTGCCATTGGCGCGGTCAGCGAAGTACAGCTGGCGGTAGTAGGCGGCGCCGATTAGCCCGCCCGAAGATCCCGTGATGAGCGCAGCGCGCTCCATGAGGTCGCCTCCGAGCATGCTGTCAGCGGCCTGCAGGCATCGGAAGCTCCAGAGCATGCTGCGCAGGCCCCCGCCGCTCGTATTGACGATAACCAGCTTCGGTTTGCCGCTGGCATCGGCATGGCGGCGGTTGTTCGCCAGCCACTGGTCCAGTGTGGCGCGCATCGCCTGCGCATCGGCCTGGGCGGCCAGCGTGTCGTTGGCCATGCGCGTGATGCCGGCCTGGTCGTAGGCGGTCGGCGGGGCATCATAGTCGAGCCCGTAGGCGTGCGTGTCGTAGAGGAAGCGATCCGTGCGATGGCTGAGCAGGTGCAGGGTGAGAATGGCGAGCAGTATCAGGGTGCCTGTCCATCCCTGCAGCCAGCTGAAGAGAGCGCTGATGAGCATGAGGGCCATGGTGAGCAGAAGGAAGGCGATGGCGCCGGCGGGCAGGGCGAAGAAGGGCACATCGCTGAAAGCGCCCAACAGGATGAAGGTGAGCACCACCACCACCTCGAAGATGGACCCGTTGATGTGGTTCTGCCACAGCACGTCCCGCAGCAGGTCCTGGTCGTAGTGCGCGCTGCTGCGTGCCAGCATGACCCGCAGCCGGGGGGTGAGGTAGGTCTCCACCCGCCACTTCTCGCTGCGCTGCTGCCGCTTCAACCAGCGCATGGCCCGGCGGCGCTCGCTGGGCCTCTGCGGCGGGGCATCATGGTGGGGACCGAGGATGTCCATCAAGGGCTCTTCGGGCCGATACTCCTCCGGCGCCTTGCCGAGCAGCTTCACGATGTCGGTGTTGGTGCGGGTGAAGTAGACCAGCGCAATCCCCAGGAAGAGCCCCATGCCCGAGAGCAGGCCTAGGAGATGGAGGGCCACGCGCGGGGCCGGCAGCAGTTCCTGTGTGAACTGGAACCGCGCGGCGCAGATGAGGTAGGTGAGGGTGAAGACCGCCGGGATGACGGCGTTATTGACGTTGAACTTCAGGAAAGGGCGCGCGATGGTGGCGATGAAAGGGAACCGATAGCCATGCATCGCGTAGCTGTATAGGTTGAAGGCGGTGATGAACCCGCCCAGCGCGAAGCCCGTGATCACGTGGGAAAGGAGGTCGACTCGCCCGAAGTACTCGGGGAACAGGAAGAGGTAGGGGATGCCGTACTTCACGCCCAGGCTCTCGGTCACATAGGCGAAGAGCAGCACCCAGGCCAGCAACAGCAAGTGGTTCTTCTTCAGGTGCAGCAGCAGCAGCTGGAACGGGAAGAAGTAGACCAAGCGGCGCCACCACTGGCGGAAGGTGAGGCGGGCGTTCATGGCGGCGGCGTTCACACCAATGATACGGCCTCATGCCGTCCACTGTTGTGACGTTCGGCAGGCTGCTGTGCCCGGCAGGGGAGCGGGACGGTCTTCCCTCGCACCGATCCGGCTGGAGCGGCTGGGGAAGAGGCGCTCAGACCTTCGCCAGGGTCATGGTCATCACTTCGGCCTCCAGCGCTTCGGCCTGGGCCTTCAGCGCTTCGGCCCGCGCGAGGACGTCTGCCTTGAAGGCCTCGTCGTCAAGCCCGGCGCAGTTGATGCGCACATTGAGGTAGCCGCCGATGGCTCCGGTGCGTGCACAGAGGGCCCCGACACCGGCGTCGCTCACGCTGGCAGGCAGGCCATGCTCGGCCATGGCCTTCATCAGGGCCATGCTCTCCACGCATACCTCGATGGTGCGGAGCGGGGTGTTGATGGCTCCTTTGGTCGCCTCGGTGATGGCCGCCTTGCGGGCGGCTCTCTCCGCATCGGTGCCCTTGGGCATGCCGAAGCAGGCGATGATGCGGTCGTAGGCCCGGGTATCCTCGTCCACCAAGCGGAGCAGTTCCGTGCGGAGCCGCTCGCCCCGCTGCGCCCATTGGCTGAACTCCTCCCAACGGTGGTCCCAGCCCCGCTTGTGGGCGCTGAGGTTGGCCACCATGGTGCCGAGCGATACCCCCAGCGCACCCACGTATGCGGCTACGGAGCCGCCCCCAGGGGCGGGGCTCTCGGCGGCGGTCTCTTCGCTGAAGCGCTTCAGGTCCATGCGCACCAAGCGCTCGCTCCCCGCATCCTCGAGCATGTATTCGATCACCTTCTTCTGCGGGTCGAAGGGGGCGAGGTCGTCAAGCCCTAGGCTCTTCACCGCGATCCTCATCTTCTCGCGCTCGGGGATGCCAAGGCTGCGCTCCTGACGCCTCAGGTAGAAGTCCGCGGCATCCAGCAGCGCCTGTTTCGGGATCAGGCCCACCAGTTCGCTGCCCGTGACACGGATGCCGCGCTCGGCTGCGCTCTTGCAGGCCTCATCGAAAGCCACATGGACCGGCGTCACCGTGATGTCCGTGAGGTTCAGCGATAGCTGCGCGATGCCGTACTCGTCGATGTACCAGCCTATGCCCTTGACGGCCTTGAGCTTGCCAGGGATCTTCTTCGGCTCGCCGTTCTCGTCCAGGATGGGCTTGCCGGTGAGCGGATCGCCCTCGCGCAGCACGCGCCCTGCTTCGCGGATATCGAAGGCGATGGCGTTGGCCCGGCGGGTGCTCGTGGTATTCAGGTTCACGTTGTAGGCCACGAGGAAATTCCGCGCCCCGATGGCGATGGCGCCGCTGCGGGCCACGCTTTCGTTGAACTCCACCGGGCCGAAGTCCGGCCTCCAGGCGGCATCCTTCAGCTTCTTCGGCAGGCCCTCGTACTCGCCGCTGCGGTTGTTGGCCAGGTTGCGGCGCTTCTCCTCGCTGGCCGCGAACTCGTAGAGGTAGACCGGGATGCCCAGTTCACTGCCCACGCGCTGCCCGAGCTGCTTGGCGAAGGCCGCGCACTCGGCCATGCTCACCCCGCTGATGGGCACCAGCGGGCAGACATCGGTGGCTCCGAAGCGCGGATGCTCGCCCTTGTGCAGCCGCATGTCGATCAGCTCCTGCGCCTTCTTCACGAGCCGGAAGGCCGCTTCGCACACCTGCTCGGGCTCCCCCACGAAGGTGATCACCGTGCGGTTGGTGGCCTTGCCGGGGTCCACATCGAGCAGCCGCACGCCCTCCACGGTCTCCACAACGGCTGCGATGGCGTCGATCTTGGCACGGTCGCGGCCCTCGCTGATGTTCGGCACGCATTCGATGAGACGTCGTTGCATGATGGTCTGATGGTTTGGCCGCTGGTGCGGCGCAGTGGCGGCAAAGCTAGGCGCGGCAGCGGAGCCGAGCGGGGATGGCGGCTACGGCCAGATCACCGTGAGGCCGTTGTTCACCATGTGCAGGAGCACGGGCACCCAGATGGATCCGCTCCGCGATCGCGCGTAGCCGAGCACCACGCCCATGGGCAGGATGAGCAGCATGATGGGCAGGCTGTACTGCAGATGCATGAGGGCGAAGACGCCTGCGGTCACGGCTACGCTCACATGCTCGTCGGCGATATGGCGGAGGGTGCCATAGAGGAGCCCGCGGAGGAGGAGCTCCTCGAAGAGGGGGCCCAGCACCACCACCCCCGCGATGAGGAGCGGCCAGTTCGTGGTGCTGCCCACCACGCGCTGCATGAAGTCGGTCTGGAAGGCCGGGGTGAACTGGGCCAGCGCCTCCACGCCGAGCATCAGCGCGGCGAAGAGCCCGAACCAGCGCAGGAACGCTGCGGCTCGCGGCAGCCCTAGGCCCAGGAATGCACGGACCCGACCCCGCTTCCAGAGGCCGCAGGTGATGAGGATGAACGCCGCGCAGATGCCGCCGCTCCAAGCTGACTCCGCACCGACCAGGTCGCCGTTGAAGGCGAGCTCGGTGATGCGCTGCTGGAAGACCGGGTCCTGCAGCCATCCCATGCTGAACGGCTCCGAGGCGAACTCGGGGCTGCGCCTTGCCACGCCGGTCACGAGGGCCACCGATTGGACGATGAAGAAGGCGATCAGGGCCATGGCGAACAGCGAAACACCCATGGAGAATTCCAGCGCCGGCGGACGCCCGGGCTCGGTCGGATGGAATTCAACGGAGTGCTGCTCCGGAGCGGACTGGTTCTCCATCGATGATGACGGTGTCGATATGGTCGGCCCCGAATGCATAGGGCAGGTAGGCCAGTGAGGGGACTTCGCGCGTGATGATGAGGCTGGCGCGCTTGCCGATGGTGAGCCCGCCCAATTCGTGCTCCAGCCTCATGGCTGCGGCCGCGTTGAGCGTGAGCGCAGCAACCGCCTCCTCCGGCAGCATGCGCAGGTGGATGCACGCCAGCGAGAGCACCAGGTTGAGGTTCCCGCTCGGCGTGCTCCCTGGATTGTGGTCGGAAGCCAGGGCGATGGGCAGGCCGCGGTCGATGAGCGCACGCGCGGGGGCGTATGGGATGCGCAGGAAGAAGGAACAGCTGGGGAGCAGGGTGGGCATGGGCACCGCAGCGGCAGGCAAAGCGGCCAAAGCGTCGATATCGCCGGGCTCCATCACCTCCAAATGGTCCACGCTCAGGGCGCTGTGCGCGATTGCTGCCTGGATGCCGCCGATGCTGGTGAACTGGTTCACATGCACCTTGCCGGGAAGCCCATGCCGCACGCCGGCTTCCAGCAGGCGATCCATCTCCGTTGGGGTGAAGTAGTCGGTCTCGCAGAATGCATCCACATGATCCGCCAGCCCTTCCGCCGCCACCTGAGGTATCAACTCACTGCAGATGAGGTCGATGTATCCGGCACGGTCATCCTTGAATTCCGGTGGCAGAGCATGCGCCGCGAGCAGGGTGGTGCGCACTTGGAGGGGCAGTGCTTCCTTCAGCCGGCGCGCCACCCGCAGCATCTTGAGCTCACTTTCCACGGTGAGCCCGTAGCCGCTCTTGATCTCCACGGCCACGGTGCCGGTGCGCATCATCTCTTCCAGCCGGGTCCTGGCCCGGGCGAAGAGGTCCTCCTCGTCCATGGCCCGCAGCTTGCGCGCGCTGTTGAGGATGCCGCCCCCCCGCGCGGCGATCTCCTGGTAGGTGAGCCCTTTGATCTTGTGGACGAATTCCTCTTCCCGCGGCGCGGCGAAGATGACATGCGTGTGCGGGTCGCACCAGCCGGGCAGCACGAAGCGCCCGCCGGCATCGATCACCATGAGGTCGCGCCAGTCCGTCACGCCCTGGAAATCATCCATTGTCCCCAGCCCCGTGATGCGGCCGTCCTCGGCCAGCAGCCAGCCCTCATCGATCCGGGGCAGCCGCGCCATGTCGGCACCGGCCATCCGCCGAGCTCCGCTCGGATAGGTGCCCAGCAGGGCCTTTGCGTTCTTGATGAGCAGCCGCCGCACGGGGCAAAGAAAGGCAGGTGGGGGGCATCCTGGGCCGACGTCCGCCTGGACCTGTCCTCATCGGGCCCGCTACTTTCGTCGCATGGCAGGCAATTCCATCGGGCAGGTCCTTCGGCTGACCACTTTCGGCGAGAGCCATGGCGCGGCCATCGGCGGTGTCCTTGACGGCTATCCGGCGGATGCGGCACCGGACCTGGACGCGGTTCAAGAGGAGCTGGACCGGCGACGGCCCGGAGGCAATCGGCTGGGCACGTCCCGCATGGAGGCCGACCGGGTGGAATGGCTCAGCGGGCTGTTCGAAGGGCGCACAATGGGCACGCCCATCGCCTTCCTCATCCGCAACGCCGATCAGCGCAGCGGCGACTACGATGCCCTGCGAGAGGTGTACCGTCCGGGGCATGCCGACCGTGCGTGGGAGCTCAAGTTCGGGGTGCGCGACCACCGCGGCGGCGGCCGCAGCAGCGCGCGCGTAACGGCCGCCTGCGTGGCTGCGGGCGCGCTGGCCCGGCAGCTGATCGGCCGGGAGGGCGTCACCGTGGAGGCCTTTGTCAGCGCCGTCGGGAATCTGGCGCTGGAGGCCACCCCGGCCGATCTATCCCAGCGGTGGAGGAATGAAGCGCGTTGTCCTGATGGCGCGCTGGCCGACCGCATGGCCGAGCTGATCGAGGCGGTGCGCGCGGCGGGCGACAGCGTCGGGGGCGTGGTCACCTGCATCATCCGGGGGCTTCCCGCCGGCCTCGGCGAGCCGGTGTTCGACCGGCTCGATGCCGACCTGGCCAAGGCCATGATCGGGATCAACGCGGTCAAGGGCTTCCAGATGGGCAAAGGCTTCGCGGCAGCCGCGCTGCGCGGTTCGCAGCACAACCGGGAGCCGCAAGGGGGGGTGCTGGGCGGCATCAGCGATGGCGGCCTGCTGCGATTCGATGTGGCCTTCAAGCCACCGGCCACCATCGCCCAAGCCCAGCAGACGGTGAACCGGGCGGGCGACACGGTGGTGCTGGAGGCCAAGGGGCGCCATGATCCCTGCGTGGTGCCCCGGGCTGTGCCCATCGTGGAGGCCATGGCCTGCCTGGTGCTCGGCGATCACCTGCTGCGGCAACGGCTCTCGCGGGTCTGACCGGCGTGGCCGCGGTCCGGTAACTTGCCCGCGCTACCCGGCATGCCGCGCGTCACGGTTCTCACCACGCTCTACAACAAGGGTCCCTTCGTGGAAGAGGCCGTGCGCAGTGCGCTGGCCAGCACCTTCACGGACCTTGAGGTCCTTGTGGTGGACGATGGAAGCACCGATGATGGCCCCGGACGCGTGGCCGCCATCACCGACTCCCGTGTGCGCCTGTTACGCAGCGTGGCCAATGCCGGAAGGCCTGCTGCGGCCAACCGTGGCTTCGCGGAGGCCCGGGGCGAGTTCATCGCGGTGCTCGATGCCGATGACCTGATGCATCCCCAGCGGATCGCGAAGCAGGTCGCATTCCTGGATGCCCACACGGAAGTGGGTGCCGTCGGTACCGCGCTCAGCGTGTTCGGTGAGAAGTCGGAACAGTGGTCCTGGCCGGAGCATGACGAGGAAGCGCGCGGCCGTATGCTCTTCAGCGATCCCGTGTGCTACGGCACCTCCATGATCCGCCGGAGCTTGCTGCTGGACAATGGCCTGCGCTGCAACGAGGCCTGGCTGAGGCCCGGCATGGACTATCTGTTCCTGCTCTCCTTGGCGCAGCACACGCGCTTCGCCAACATCATGGAGCCGCTCACCTTCTATCGCGTGGGCGCTCAGAACATGCGCCATGGCCGTGATCCCGTGGAGGACCGGGCGCGCATCTATGCCGAGCAGTTCCGGGTCTTCGGGATACCCGCCACCGAAGAGGAGGTCCGATTGCAGTTGATGCTGCACCGCCTCTTCAGGCGGCCCCCGAATGCAGCGGATGTGCGCGCCTTGCGTGCCTGGATAAGCCGGCTGAAGGCGATGAACCGCTCATCCGGCACGTTCCCGGTGCCTGTA
Protein-coding regions in this window:
- the aroC gene encoding chorismate synthase, whose amino-acid sequence is MAGNSIGQVLRLTTFGESHGAAIGGVLDGYPADAAPDLDAVQEELDRRRPGGNRLGTSRMEADRVEWLSGLFEGRTMGTPIAFLIRNADQRSGDYDALREVYRPGHADRAWELKFGVRDHRGGGRSSARVTAACVAAGALARQLIGREGVTVEAFVSAVGNLALEATPADLSQRWRNEARCPDGALADRMAELIEAVRAAGDSVGGVVTCIIRGLPAGLGEPVFDRLDADLAKAMIGINAVKGFQMGKGFAAAALRGSQHNREPQGGVLGGISDGGLLRFDVAFKPPATIAQAQQTVNRAGDTVVLEAKGRHDPCVVPRAVPIVEAMACLVLGDHLLRQRLSRV
- the ftcD gene encoding glutamate formimidoyltransferase, producing the protein MQRRLIECVPNISEGRDRAKIDAIAAVVETVEGVRLLDVDPGKATNRTVITFVGEPEQVCEAAFRLVKKAQELIDMRLHKGEHPRFGATDVCPLVPISGVSMAECAAFAKQLGQRVGSELGIPVYLYEFAASEEKRRNLANNRSGEYEGLPKKLKDAAWRPDFGPVEFNESVARSGAIAIGARNFLVAYNVNLNTTSTRRANAIAFDIREAGRVLREGDPLTGKPILDENGEPKKIPGKLKAVKGIGWYIDEYGIAQLSLNLTDITVTPVHVAFDEACKSAAERGIRVTGSELVGLIPKQALLDAADFYLRRQERSLGIPEREKMRIAVKSLGLDDLAPFDPQKKVIEYMLEDAGSERLVRMDLKRFSEETAAESPAPGGGSVAAYVGALGVSLGTMVANLSAHKRGWDHRWEEFSQWAQRGERLRTELLRLVDEDTRAYDRIIACFGMPKGTDAERAARKAAITEATKGAINTPLRTIEVCVESMALMKAMAEHGLPASVSDAGVGALCARTGAIGGYLNVRINCAGLDDEAFKADVLARAEALKAQAEALEAEVMTMTLAKV
- a CDS encoding CPBP family intramembrane metalloprotease; translation: MENQSAPEQHSVEFHPTEPGRPPALEFSMGVSLFAMALIAFFIVQSVALVTGVARRSPEFASEPFSMGWLQDPVFQQRITELAFNGDLVGAESAWSGGICAAFILITCGLWKRGRVRAFLGLGLPRAAAFLRWFGLFAALMLGVEALAQFTPAFQTDFMQRVVGSTTNWPLLIAGVVVLGPLFEELLLRGLLYGTLRHIADEHVSVAVTAGVFALMHLQYSLPIMLLILPMGVVLGYARSRSGSIWVPVLLHMVNNGLTVIWP
- a CDS encoding ribonuclease Z, with protein sequence MGHRRFELITLGTGAALPARGRHPSAQLLIVHEEPYLIDCGEGTQERLRSIGANFMRIGHVFISHLHGDHYLGLMGLISSMHLMGRTARLHVHGPAELRGIIDVQLRASQTYLRYPLEFHAIEPLSGAVAWQDARVKVSLLALRHRIPCTGFVFEETPALRSLRPEALRSVPTFMRARVKAGEDLQLPDGTVLPNSALTHAPPPPRRYAYCSDTAFAPELLPFIHGVDLLYHEATFTSQMARRARETMHSTAAEAARMALDAGAGRLLLGHFSSRYKSAAELLAEALPIFPNTELSEEGRGYPVIERSAV
- a CDS encoding response regulator transcription factor, producing the protein MASIKLLLADHGELALLALRAVFEAVPGVEVAGSARDGISLQALLVRHRPDVVLIDHTSDGFAARDIREGLKRAPRARFVAISHAPSSLAIMNAVRAGATSYVKKDCDLKEIIDAVSTAAKGQRFFCGKVLETLRRAGHDAARFAEEPLSCAPVILSDRECEIIGLIAEGNSYTRIAERLHLSAHTITTHRRNIMQKLGVNSTAAIVLYAVRNGLASPNHFLFNAGR
- the hutI gene encoding imidazolonepropionase, encoding MLIKNAKALLGTYPSGARRMAGADMARLPRIDEGWLLAEDGRITGLGTMDDFQGVTDWRDLMVIDAGGRFVLPGWCDPHTHVIFAAPREEEFVHKIKGLTYQEIAARGGGILNSARKLRAMDEEDLFARARTRLEEMMRTGTVAVEIKSGYGLTVESELKMLRVARRLKEALPLQVRTTLLAAHALPPEFKDDRAGYIDLICSELIPQVAAEGLADHVDAFCETDYFTPTEMDRLLEAGVRHGLPGKVHVNQFTSIGGIQAAIAHSALSVDHLEVMEPGDIDALAALPAAAVPMPTLLPSCSFFLRIPYAPARALIDRGLPIALASDHNPGSTPSGNLNLVLSLACIHLRMLPEEAVAALTLNAAAAMRLEHELGGLTIGKRASLIITREVPSLAYLPYAFGADHIDTVIIDGEPVRSGAALR
- a CDS encoding patatin-like phospholipase family protein, translated to MNARLTFRQWWRRLVYFFPFQLLLLHLKKNHLLLLAWVLLFAYVTESLGVKYGIPYLFLFPEYFGRVDLLSHVITGFALGGFITAFNLYSYAMHGYRFPFIATIARPFLKFNVNNAVIPAVFTLTYLICAARFQFTQELLPAPRVALHLLGLLSGMGLFLGIALVYFTRTNTDIVKLLGKAPEEYRPEEPLMDILGPHHDAPPQRPSERRRAMRWLKRQQRSEKWRVETYLTPRLRVMLARSSAHYDQDLLRDVLWQNHINGSIFEVVVVLTFILLGAFSDVPFFALPAGAIAFLLLTMALMLISALFSWLQGWTGTLILLAILTLHLLSHRTDRFLYDTHAYGLDYDAPPTAYDQAGITRMANDTLAAQADAQAMRATLDQWLANNRRHADASGKPKLVIVNTSGGGLRSMLWSFRCLQAADSMLGGDLMERAALITGSSGGLIGAAYYRQLYFADRANGTDQRFDPALVREVSTDMLNPVAFSFATNDMFIRYRTIQDGHRRYTLDRATAFERRLSANTRGLLDIRLGRMAQPEREARVPLLVAAPVSINDGRRLVISALPAAHLTSIRPDADLVVNSQAESIEFRRLFADHDPDSLRLTSMLRMSASFPYITPVTTLPSAPAMRVMDAGARDNYGYRTTLAFLHAFRDWIAEHTSGVVVLQLRDTQKELEVHPSSSSLLGRVLDPIGSVYDNFVRMQDQDYDLMLRLHDPEGGAPLEVIDVQLWHGAEERISLSWHLTRVERERVLRTVGSPVNRRAFQRLTEALAGAAPAIADASGPAH